In Pseudobacter ginsenosidimutans, the following are encoded in one genomic region:
- a CDS encoding SusD/RagB family nutrient-binding outer membrane lipoprotein, translating into MKRISGILAAWVLAVSITGCDKYLDKLDNPNLVKEPPLNGLLTTSTYQTAYDAFLMGDITSYYTQYLASNSKASDGDIYNEVDYSNTWESFYATMMNIQQMITKAEANKAYKHLGVGKILMAYNLNMLINSFGDVPFSEALKGLDLLIPTFDKQADLHQTCLTLLSDGIADLNKQDVSMDLNSNNDLIHKGSVSAWIKTANALKARFLTQFSKTPGYNPTEVLNTLTNAYESNEDDAALTVFDGRSPWNAVSYANTQLDLDGWLSTQYVDALNGTTYGVVDPRLALIASKTKFGDYRGTPNGAGRIGTGTDDEESYLWINGYYSKGNAPLWLVTYAEMKFIEAEAAFRANDPQTAYNAYLDGIRLHMEKVGVATADRNAYLNNPAVAVGKDNLTLNLIFKEKYVVMFLNPEAWVDARRFDYKYKDFTLPQNAAMNSFIRRLAYPTVETSRNGKNVPPVAGLDERLIWDK; encoded by the coding sequence ATGAAAAGAATCTCCGGCATACTCGCAGCATGGGTTTTAGCAGTAAGCATCACCGGTTGCGATAAATATCTTGACAAGCTCGACAACCCCAACCTGGTGAAAGAACCGCCGCTCAACGGCCTGCTCACTACCAGCACTTATCAGACAGCTTACGACGCATTCCTGATGGGTGACATCACTTCCTACTACACACAATACCTCGCTTCCAACAGCAAGGCAAGCGATGGCGACATCTATAACGAGGTAGACTACTCGAATACCTGGGAAAGCTTCTACGCTACCATGATGAATATCCAGCAGATGATCACCAAGGCAGAAGCGAACAAAGCCTACAAGCACCTGGGTGTGGGTAAGATCCTCATGGCTTACAACCTCAATATGCTCATCAACAGCTTTGGCGATGTTCCTTTCTCCGAAGCACTGAAAGGGCTCGACCTGCTGATCCCCACATTCGACAAACAGGCCGATCTGCACCAGACCTGCCTCACCCTGCTGAGCGATGGCATCGCCGATCTGAACAAGCAGGATGTATCGATGGACCTGAACTCCAACAACGACCTTATCCATAAAGGCAGTGTTTCCGCATGGATCAAAACAGCCAATGCGCTGAAAGCAAGATTCCTTACACAGTTCAGCAAAACTCCCGGCTACAATCCAACTGAAGTATTGAACACACTTACCAATGCATACGAATCTAACGAAGATGATGCTGCGCTCACCGTGTTCGATGGCAGAAGCCCCTGGAATGCCGTATCATACGCCAACACACAGCTTGACCTCGATGGCTGGCTGAGCACACAATATGTAGATGCATTGAACGGCACTACTTATGGAGTTGTAGACCCCAGGCTGGCATTGATTGCCAGCAAAACCAAATTTGGCGACTATCGGGGCACACCCAACGGCGCAGGCCGCATTGGTACCGGCACTGATGATGAAGAATCCTATCTCTGGATCAACGGCTACTATTCAAAAGGGAATGCACCTCTCTGGCTGGTAACCTATGCCGAAATGAAATTCATTGAAGCAGAAGCAGCCTTCAGGGCCAATGATCCGCAAACAGCCTATAATGCTTATCTCGACGGCATCAGATTACATATGGAAAAAGTAGGCGTTGCTACAGCCGACAGGAATGCATACCTGAACAATCCCGCCGTGGCTGTTGGCAAGGACAATCTTACCCTCAACCTGATCTTCAAAGAAAAATATGTTGTGATGTTCCTCAACCCCGAAGCATGGGTGGACGCGCGCAGGTTCGATTACAAATACAAGGATTTCACGCTGCCGCAAAATGCAGCCATGAACAGTTTCATCCGCCGGCTGGCCTACCCTACAGTGGAAACAAGCCGTAACGGAAAAAATGTTCCTCCTGTTGCAGGACTGGATGAGCGGCTCATCTGGGATAAATAA
- a CDS encoding S9 family peptidase: MKKLFVSIAAALSIFSFTSVSAQSLTLESITRYPFISELSAASRGSRIAFAVNREGQRNIYVAEGPQFVPRKLTAYDKDDGQELSGITLTPDGSRVIFVRGADHGAFDETIPRNPSSSAQPPAIRLYSIPFSGGIPKLLSEGDEAVVSPDGKQVAFIKDRQAWIVPADGSKPATALFYDKGHTGGLQWSPDGSRIAFISSRGDHSFIGIFLNTDSPIQWISPAFARDASPRWSPDGKRLVFVRRPASGGAPDSLTVDSYQPWALQVADLSSGKIIQLWKSPETLRASVPASHGRYNLLWAAGNRIVFLSTHDGWPHLYSLPADGGEPLLLTPGNFIIEHIKLSPDGQWLTGSANTGPDTADYERRHIIRVPVNRPEMELITRGDGIETFPLITGNGKHLVYLSATAQRPTLPAVISFAERKQQLLGENLIPKGFPANQLVTPKPVRFKAPDGQTVYGQIFLPEKISGKSAAVLFIHGGPERQMLLGWHYGDYYANTYALNQYLVSRGFIVLSVNYRLGIGYGYEFQHPARSWIYGASEYQDIKAAGEWLAAHPLVDASKIGVYGGSYGGFLTALALGRDSKLFAAGVDIHGEHNLTVFGPDITRQEQAPDLALARQLIWESSPIAWLDHWTSPVLLIHGDDDGNVEFHQSIDLARRFEKRGFAFESLVIPNETHHWMKYSNLLKVDEAVAEFLERKLLKP; encoded by the coding sequence ATGAAAAAGCTGTTCGTCAGCATAGCTGCTGCCCTGTCCATTTTCTCTTTTACATCCGTCAGCGCACAATCCCTCACCCTTGAATCCATCACCCGCTATCCTTTCATCAGTGAGCTCAGTGCTGCTTCCAGAGGATCGCGCATAGCCTTTGCCGTTAACAGGGAAGGACAACGTAATATTTATGTGGCCGAAGGGCCGCAATTCGTTCCCCGCAAACTGACGGCTTACGATAAAGATGATGGCCAGGAATTATCCGGCATCACTCTAACACCTGATGGCAGCAGGGTGATTTTTGTCAGGGGCGCCGACCATGGCGCATTTGACGAAACCATTCCACGCAATCCTTCCTCATCTGCCCAACCGCCTGCCATCCGTTTGTATTCTATTCCTTTTTCCGGTGGCATCCCCAAATTATTGAGCGAAGGAGATGAAGCTGTTGTTTCTCCTGATGGCAAACAAGTGGCATTCATTAAAGATCGCCAGGCCTGGATTGTTCCTGCAGATGGATCGAAACCAGCGACAGCACTTTTTTATGATAAAGGCCATACAGGCGGACTGCAATGGTCGCCAGACGGATCAAGGATCGCATTCATTTCTTCCCGTGGTGATCACTCTTTCATTGGAATTTTCTTGAATACGGATTCGCCCATCCAATGGATCAGCCCTGCATTTGCGCGGGATGCCTCTCCCCGCTGGTCGCCGGATGGGAAACGACTCGTTTTCGTCCGTCGCCCTGCATCTGGTGGAGCGCCTGATTCGCTTACTGTTGACAGTTATCAGCCCTGGGCTCTGCAGGTGGCCGACCTTTCTTCCGGTAAAATCATTCAATTATGGAAGTCGCCGGAAACCCTGCGTGCCTCCGTTCCTGCCAGTCATGGCCGCTACAATCTTCTTTGGGCAGCAGGCAACCGCATCGTCTTTTTATCCACCCACGATGGCTGGCCGCATCTCTACTCCCTGCCGGCCGATGGCGGAGAACCTCTCCTGCTCACTCCCGGTAATTTCATCATCGAACATATCAAATTAAGTCCCGACGGACAATGGCTCACAGGTAGCGCCAATACCGGCCCGGATACCGCCGACTACGAACGCCGCCATATCATCCGCGTTCCCGTGAACAGACCAGAGATGGAACTGATCACCCGCGGTGATGGCATCGAAACATTTCCGTTGATCACCGGAAACGGTAAACACCTGGTGTACCTGAGCGCCACTGCCCAACGCCCAACCCTGCCGGCAGTTATCTCTTTTGCAGAACGCAAACAACAACTCCTGGGCGAAAACCTTATTCCCAAAGGATTTCCGGCAAATCAACTGGTAACACCCAAACCAGTCCGGTTCAAAGCGCCTGATGGACAAACAGTATATGGACAAATATTCTTACCTGAAAAAATATCCGGCAAATCTGCCGCCGTGTTGTTCATTCATGGTGGCCCCGAAAGGCAGATGTTGCTTGGATGGCATTACGGCGACTACTATGCGAATACTTATGCATTGAACCAATATCTCGTCAGTCGTGGCTTCATTGTACTGTCTGTAAACTATCGTCTTGGGATCGGCTACGGATATGAATTCCAGCATCCTGCCCGTTCCTGGATCTATGGTGCATCCGAATACCAGGATATCAAAGCAGCAGGTGAATGGCTGGCAGCTCATCCATTGGTGGATGCCTCTAAGATCGGCGTATACGGTGGATCCTATGGCGGATTCCTTACTGCGCTGGCACTTGGCCGTGATTCAAAATTGTTTGCAGCCGGAGTGGATATTCATGGAGAACATAACCTCACTGTGTTCGGCCCGGATATCACCAGGCAGGAGCAGGCGCCGGACCTCGCACTGGCCAGACAATTGATCTGGGAATCGTCTCCCATCGCCTGGCTCGATCACTGGACTTCCCCCGTGCTGCTCATTCACGGTGATGACGACGGCAATGTGGAATTTCATCAAAGCATCGACCTGGCCCGTCGCTTCGAGAAAAGAGGCTTCGCATTTGAAAGCCTGGTGATACCAAATGAAACACATCACTGGATGAAATATTCAAACCTGCTGAAAGTAGATGAGGCAGTAGCTGAATTCCTGGAAAGAAAATTATTGAAGCCATAA
- a CDS encoding serine hydrolase: protein MYYHKQLLTVLLFSCMLIKATAQKQEQPPPGLDAYIQKTLATFEVPGAAVGIVHNGKTILAKGYGIKKLGSKDPVDEHTLFCIASNSKAFTATALAILEEEGKLKWDDPVIDHLPWFRMSDTYVTSHLTVRDLLVHHSGLSAYAGDMLLFPPSTFSRKEIVEKIRLLPLQHDFRTTYAYDNILYLAAGELIAAVSGMSWEEFVRVRILDKAGMKETLSRFSLMKASANVSASHSRNNKEVKIVEGFFEQGIGDAANPAGGIASNAGDMCRWMITQLDSGRTPEKTVLFKPTTTEQLWKIIRPMPITKNIPELKAAQMDFYGYALGFRSYNYGRYKVVGHGGALDGFVSQVAMVPELGLGVVVLTNQESTGAYWSVIYHILDHYMKNPAYDWTAAYRKQLDSSLVRQERKLQENTVQPIAGAISPLPVKQYAGKYKDPYYGDVTISENTGKLTMVFEQLPQLVADLQYFQYNSFIARFRNADLKGDAYINFSISEKGNITGVTMKSIHPNSSLYLEDVKLVPAVPEIK, encoded by the coding sequence ATGTATTATCATAAACAACTGTTGACCGTTTTGTTGTTTAGCTGTATGCTGATCAAAGCAACTGCTCAAAAACAGGAACAGCCGCCCCCCGGGCTGGACGCTTATATTCAAAAAACATTGGCAACATTTGAAGTGCCCGGCGCAGCCGTAGGCATCGTTCATAACGGGAAAACAATTCTTGCCAAAGGTTACGGGATTAAAAAGCTGGGCAGCAAAGACCCGGTGGATGAACATACTTTGTTCTGCATCGCTTCCAATTCAAAAGCTTTCACCGCTACAGCGCTGGCAATCCTGGAAGAAGAAGGCAAATTGAAATGGGATGATCCGGTAATCGATCATCTCCCCTGGTTCAGGATGTCTGATACTTATGTAACCTCCCACCTGACAGTTCGCGATCTGCTGGTGCATCACAGCGGTCTTTCAGCGTACGCGGGCGATATGCTTTTGTTCCCGCCTTCCACTTTCAGCAGGAAGGAGATCGTTGAGAAGATCCGGCTGCTGCCGCTGCAACATGATTTCCGCACCACCTATGCCTACGACAATATCCTTTACCTGGCAGCAGGAGAACTGATCGCCGCAGTATCAGGCATGTCCTGGGAAGAATTTGTGCGCGTGCGTATCCTCGATAAAGCTGGGATGAAAGAAACCCTTTCAAGGTTCTCCCTGATGAAAGCCAGCGCCAATGTATCGGCTTCGCATAGCCGAAATAATAAGGAAGTGAAGATAGTGGAAGGTTTCTTTGAACAGGGTATCGGTGATGCGGCCAATCCCGCAGGAGGCATCGCTTCCAATGCCGGTGATATGTGCCGATGGATGATCACCCAGCTGGATTCAGGCCGTACGCCCGAAAAAACGGTGCTGTTCAAGCCCACTACCACAGAACAATTGTGGAAGATCATTAGGCCAATGCCCATCACAAAAAATATCCCTGAATTGAAAGCTGCGCAGATGGACTTCTATGGTTATGCGCTCGGATTCAGAAGCTACAATTATGGAAGATATAAAGTAGTGGGCCATGGAGGCGCACTGGATGGCTTTGTTTCGCAGGTTGCCATGGTGCCCGAACTCGGGCTTGGCGTAGTGGTGCTCACCAACCAGGAATCCACAGGAGCATACTGGTCTGTCATCTATCATATCCTGGACCACTACATGAAGAATCCCGCGTATGACTGGACGGCTGCTTATCGAAAACAACTCGACAGCAGCCTTGTCCGGCAAGAACGCAAACTGCAGGAGAACACGGTTCAACCCATTGCCGGTGCAATATCTCCTTTGCCGGTAAAACAATACGCCGGCAAATACAAAGACCCGTACTATGGCGATGTGACCATCTCGGAAAATACAGGGAAACTCACAATGGTATTCGAACAGTTGCCCCAACTGGTGGCCGATCTGCAGTACTTCCAATACAATAGTTTTATTGCCAGATTCCGGAATGCAGACCTGAAAGGAGATGCCTACATCAATTTTTCGATTTCGGAAAAAGGGAACATCACCGGGGTGACCATGAAAAGTATCCATCCCAATTCCAGTCTTTACCTGGAAGATGTAAAACTTGTGCCTGCTGTTCCTGAAATAAAATAA
- a CDS encoding serine hydrolase gives MPGLFTLLLTTMIFNNDTTGLRKELEAEFASHPEGYFAIAFKDLSSGKTFFMNEHASFHAASTMKTPVLIETFRQASKKRFKIEDPIEIKNTFSSIVDGSPYSLDSTDDSEHDLYTHIGQKLPISDVLHRMITKSSNLATNIMIDLVDAKKVMATMRSLGAKDIQVLRGVEDDKAFEKGLNNTTTAFDLMLIMEHLANGTAVNKKASEAMIKILMDQYFRDVIPAKLPADVKVASKSGSITGICHDSGIVFLPDGRKYIIVLLSKGIKDHKEATNTLANASRIIYDHYFGKK, from the coding sequence ATGCCGGGATTATTCACTTTACTGTTAACCACCATGATCTTCAACAATGATACAACAGGACTTCGTAAGGAGCTCGAAGCTGAATTTGCCAGCCATCCGGAAGGTTATTTTGCTATCGCCTTCAAAGACCTCTCCTCAGGGAAAACCTTCTTCATGAATGAGCATGCTTCTTTCCATGCAGCCAGCACCATGAAAACACCTGTACTGATCGAAACATTCCGGCAAGCGTCCAAAAAGAGGTTCAAGATCGAAGATCCAATAGAAATCAAAAACACATTCTCCAGTATTGTGGATGGCAGCCCGTATTCACTAGACTCCACCGACGACAGCGAGCATGATCTGTATACGCATATCGGGCAAAAACTGCCCATTTCGGATGTGCTGCACCGTATGATCACCAAAAGCAGTAACCTGGCCACCAATATCATGATTGACCTGGTGGATGCGAAAAAAGTAATGGCCACCATGCGTTCACTGGGCGCCAAAGACATACAGGTACTGCGCGGTGTGGAAGATGATAAGGCTTTTGAGAAAGGCCTCAACAATACCACCACCGCATTTGACCTCATGCTGATCATGGAACATCTTGCAAATGGAACTGCAGTGAACAAAAAGGCCAGTGAAGCCATGATCAAAATATTGATGGACCAGTATTTCAGGGATGTGATCCCCGCAAAATTGCCGGCTGATGTGAAAGTGGCCAGCAAGAGCGGATCCATTACCGGCATTTGCCATGATTCAGGGATCGTGTTCCTGCCTGACGGAAGGAAATATATTATAGTTCTGTTATCGAAGGGTATTAAAGACCACAAGGAAGCCACCAATACATTGGCCAATGCTTCTCGTATCATATACGATCATTATTTCGGAAAAAAGTAA
- a CDS encoding cystathionine gamma-synthase family protein, producing MDFDKYKKGTQAVWAGEDDPFTEGAVTTPIVNSVAFSYKDLDHWHDVATGKSAGHIYSRNTNPTVAVLEAKIQVLEGAEAAIAFSTGMGAISNTLFSFLTPGKRVVSLKDTYGGTSRLLLDFLPAYHVEVKLCDTTDHEQIEAEIAKGCDLVYLETPTNPTLKIVDIQRLSAAAKKAGAIVVVDNTFATPVNQHPLQLGADLVIHSATKYLCGHSDAMGGLLCGNKELVKKVFQFREINGASLQADPAYMIARGMKTLELRIERQNASAMKIARYLKAHPRVKDVFYPGLETHNGHEIAKKQMNGFGGIMSFSLDGGYELVKKVLPKLRFTHLAASLGSVSTLAGPPRTTSHVELTEEQRRLLGIPESLIRYSVGIENVEDLLQDLDAALATI from the coding sequence ATGGATTTTGACAAATACAAAAAAGGAACACAGGCCGTATGGGCAGGTGAAGATGATCCTTTCACGGAAGGAGCTGTTACTACTCCCATTGTGAACAGTGTGGCATTCTCGTACAAAGACCTGGACCATTGGCATGATGTGGCCACCGGCAAATCTGCTGGTCATATTTACAGCCGCAATACCAATCCCACAGTAGCCGTACTGGAAGCCAAGATACAGGTCCTGGAAGGCGCCGAGGCCGCCATCGCTTTTTCAACCGGCATGGGAGCGATCAGCAATACACTGTTCAGTTTCCTGACTCCCGGCAAACGCGTTGTGTCGCTCAAAGATACCTATGGCGGCACCAGCAGGCTGCTCCTCGACTTCCTTCCCGCATACCATGTGGAAGTGAAACTTTGCGACACCACCGATCATGAACAGATCGAAGCTGAAATAGCCAAAGGTTGTGATCTCGTCTACCTCGAAACACCCACCAATCCTACCCTCAAGATCGTTGACATACAACGGTTATCTGCAGCTGCTAAAAAAGCGGGCGCCATCGTGGTAGTGGACAATACTTTTGCAACGCCCGTGAACCAGCATCCATTGCAGCTTGGCGCGGACCTGGTGATCCATAGCGCCACCAAATACCTCTGCGGCCATTCCGACGCCATGGGCGGATTGTTATGCGGCAACAAAGAGCTGGTAAAAAAAGTATTCCAGTTCCGCGAGATCAACGGCGCCAGCCTGCAGGCCGACCCTGCTTACATGATCGCAAGAGGCATGAAAACACTGGAGCTGCGTATTGAACGGCAGAATGCTTCCGCCATGAAGATCGCCCGTTACCTGAAAGCACACCCCCGTGTGAAAGATGTATTCTATCCCGGTCTTGAAACCCATAACGGGCACGAGATAGCGAAAAAACAAATGAACGGCTTCGGTGGTATCATGAGCTTTTCCCTCGATGGTGGCTATGAGCTCGTAAAAAAAGTATTGCCGAAACTCCGGTTCACACATCTCGCAGCCAGCCTGGGCTCTGTAAGCACATTGGCAGGGCCGCCACGAACTACCAGTCATGTGGAACTGACAGAAGAACAACGAAGGCTGCTGGGCATTCCTGAAAGTCTTATCCGTTATTCCGTTGGCATTGAAAATGTGGAAGACCTGTTGCAAGACCTGGACGCTGCCCTTGCAACAATATAA
- a CDS encoding serine hydrolase: MMNSYKRTALSFGLSICICTPVSLYAQSTTHSAALAPMEKAMVSDRNNFFFIDPAHYPGGDASLPVGVFDSGTGGLTILNTLLNYDEHHNSTGKQGKDAVADFAKEKFIYLADQANMPYGNYYSEKKSDLLIEHVLKDVQFLMSDKYYAGAENKQYSTDKKRVKTIVIACNTATAYAKSHLEDFIRRTGINLKIIGVIDAGARGALEQIGKNENASIAVFATVGTVASGGYERTILAFKDKLGYTGKLNILSQGGYGLAEAVDEEPDFINRKASSPAANYRGPSLQSAEYKIDKTLLDLYNFNFDHNQMLCDTKNSDDCQVMQLNSTGNYVRYHLVSLMEKMRKSPGAPPLKALILGCTHYPYLVKEIRQTLQELYHYKKNGKYIYRPFMVADVKLIDPAVNVAAELYDHLAQQKLLNSEGNQAESEFYISVPNNDNPQTRTDAQGRFTYAYKYGRKAGEIQEYVKMVPFSESNIPAETFARFRELIPSTHALIQAYRNKQEKWKNALQVVDGIYKDFARKNDYPGLVYGIVRNGQLIYTGNTGLSNIEKQIPATSTSAFRIASMTKSFVSVAILQLRDQGKLKLDDPAYNYIPELKQQHYASDDAPLLTVRHLLTHAAGFPEDNPWGDRQLAISNEAMLAMVKKGISFSNSPGVKYEYSNLGFALLGYIIQQVSGLPYEEYIDKNILTPLNMAHTYWEYSKVPANELALGYRRLNNNWVEQPMLHSGAYGAMGGMITTIEDFAKYMNFHLSGWPARNGPEDGPLKRSSIREMQQPWNFNTLNARYQFPGETSACPMVAAYGYGLRWTRDCKGRVMVGHSGGLPGFGTNWTILPDYGIGVVCFANLTYASATYINTVVIDTLLDLTGATPRPIPVTPILDQRKKELVAFLPDWQNATNSDAFADNFFLDYFPDSLRKEAKDIFTKAGAIKSIGTMVPENNLRGYFLIEGEKATIEVRFTLTPETPAKIQEYEIRRL; this comes from the coding sequence ATGATGAATAGCTACAAACGAACAGCATTATCTTTCGGCCTGAGCATTTGTATATGCACCCCAGTTTCACTGTATGCACAAAGCACTACCCATTCCGCCGCCCTGGCGCCGATGGAGAAAGCCATGGTTTCAGACAGGAACAATTTTTTCTTTATCGATCCTGCACATTATCCCGGTGGAGATGCCTCCCTTCCTGTTGGCGTATTCGATTCAGGTACCGGCGGGCTCACTATTCTCAACACTCTCCTCAATTACGATGAGCACCATAACAGTACAGGGAAACAGGGCAAAGACGCTGTTGCCGATTTTGCAAAAGAAAAGTTCATCTATCTGGCCGATCAGGCGAATATGCCTTATGGCAACTATTACAGTGAAAAGAAATCCGACCTGCTGATCGAGCATGTATTGAAGGATGTCCAGTTCCTGATGTCCGATAAATACTATGCCGGCGCGGAAAACAAGCAATACAGTACAGACAAGAAACGGGTAAAGACCATCGTGATCGCCTGTAATACCGCTACCGCCTATGCGAAATCACATTTGGAAGATTTCATCCGCAGAACAGGCATCAACCTGAAAATAATCGGCGTGATCGATGCGGGCGCCAGAGGCGCACTGGAACAAATCGGGAAAAATGAAAATGCCTCCATTGCCGTTTTTGCAACAGTGGGCACAGTGGCATCGGGAGGATATGAAAGAACGATACTGGCTTTTAAAGATAAACTGGGCTATACCGGTAAACTGAACATTCTGAGCCAGGGAGGATATGGACTGGCAGAAGCCGTGGATGAAGAACCGGATTTCATCAACCGGAAAGCGAGCAGCCCGGCTGCAAACTATCGCGGCCCCTCCCTCCAAAGCGCTGAATACAAAATTGACAAAACCCTGCTTGATCTTTACAATTTCAATTTCGACCATAACCAGATGCTCTGCGATACAAAGAACAGCGATGATTGCCAGGTCATGCAACTCAACTCCACCGGCAATTATGTTCGTTACCACCTGGTTTCCCTGATGGAGAAAATGCGAAAATCTCCCGGCGCTCCGCCATTGAAAGCGCTGATACTGGGATGCACTCATTATCCCTACCTCGTAAAAGAGATCCGGCAAACCTTACAGGAACTCTATCATTACAAAAAGAACGGGAAGTATATCTACCGGCCGTTTATGGTTGCCGATGTCAAACTCATCGACCCGGCAGTGAATGTAGCCGCTGAGCTCTATGACCATCTCGCTCAGCAAAAACTGCTGAACAGCGAGGGAAACCAGGCAGAAAGCGAATTCTATATCAGCGTACCTAATAACGATAATCCACAAACGCGAACTGATGCGCAGGGCCGGTTCACATATGCATACAAGTACGGCAGGAAAGCCGGTGAAATACAGGAATACGTAAAGATGGTGCCTTTCAGTGAATCGAATATCCCGGCCGAAACCTTTGCCCGGTTCAGGGAGCTGATCCCATCTACCCATGCACTGATTCAGGCTTATCGCAATAAACAGGAAAAATGGAAAAACGCTTTGCAGGTTGTTGACGGGATCTATAAGGATTTTGCCAGGAAGAACGATTATCCCGGCCTTGTTTATGGTATCGTTCGCAACGGGCAGCTGATATATACAGGCAATACAGGGCTCAGTAATATCGAGAAGCAAATACCAGCCACTTCAACATCTGCCTTCCGGATAGCCAGCATGACGAAGAGTTTTGTGAGCGTGGCCATCCTGCAATTACGCGATCAGGGAAAACTGAAGCTGGATGATCCTGCTTATAACTACATTCCGGAACTGAAGCAACAACACTATGCTTCGGATGATGCTCCTTTATTGACAGTACGCCATCTCCTCACCCACGCTGCCGGCTTTCCGGAAGACAATCCCTGGGGCGACCGCCAGCTGGCCATTTCCAATGAAGCCATGCTGGCCATGGTGAAGAAAGGCATTTCGTTTTCCAATAGTCCGGGTGTAAAATACGAATACAGTAATCTCGGATTTGCCTTGCTGGGTTACATCATTCAACAGGTATCCGGCTTACCGTATGAAGAATATATCGATAAAAATATACTAACGCCGCTGAACATGGCACATACTTACTGGGAGTACAGTAAAGTACCGGCCAATGAACTGGCGCTGGGTTACCGCCGGCTCAACAATAACTGGGTGGAACAACCGATGTTGCACAGTGGTGCATATGGCGCAATGGGAGGCATGATCACTACCATCGAAGATTTTGCGAAATACATGAACTTCCATCTTTCCGGATGGCCCGCCAGGAATGGCCCTGAAGATGGACCGCTGAAAAGAAGCTCTATCCGCGAAATGCAGCAGCCCTGGAACTTCAATACACTCAACGCCCGCTATCAGTTTCCTGGTGAAACCAGCGCCTGTCCGATGGTGGCCGCATATGGCTACGGGCTTCGCTGGACACGCGACTGCAAAGGCCGGGTAATGGTTGGGCATAGCGGAGGCCTTCCGGGTTTTGGCACCAACTGGACCATCTTACCCGATTATGGCATCGGTGTGGTATGCTTCGCCAATCTCACTTATGCTTCCGCTACTTATATTAATACCGTGGTGATCGATACTTTACTGGACCTCACCGGAGCCACGCCCCGCCCGATTCCTGTTACTCCAATACTTGACCAAAGGAAAAAAGAACTGGTTGCATTTCTTCCAGACTGGCAAAACGCAACCAATTCCGATGCCTTTGCAGATAATTTCTTCCTCGATTATTTTCCAGATTCCCTGCGAAAAGAAGCGAAGGATATTTTTACCAAAGCCGGTGCTATCAAATCTATCGGCACCATGGTGCCGGAGAACAATCTGCGGGGATATTTTCTCATCGAAGGAGAAAAGGCAACCATTGAAGTAAGATTTACATTAACACCTGAAACACCGGCGAAGATCCAGGAGTATGAGATCAGGCGCCTTTGA
- a CDS encoding MutS-related protein encodes MQRSVFQNAVHASHMGFPVELEEMIFSVQDGMYTSINVPDNMNEGFSHFYAEVLRVKRVAEEVSRGKNLVIIFDELFKGTNVKDAYDATVAVTEAFADNSNCTYIVSTHIVEAGETLRDRTGHMQFLFFPTIMEKEVPRYIYKLQEGISADRHGMKIIMNEGIVNIIKGA; translated from the coding sequence ATGCAACGAAGCGTCTTTCAAAACGCTGTTCATGCTTCGCATATGGGGTTTCCGGTAGAACTGGAGGAGATGATCTTTTCGGTGCAGGATGGCATGTATACTTCCATCAATGTGCCGGATAATATGAATGAAGGATTCAGCCATTTTTATGCAGAAGTGCTGCGGGTGAAAAGAGTAGCGGAAGAGGTGAGCCGTGGAAAGAACCTTGTGATCATTTTTGATGAGCTTTTCAAAGGCACCAATGTGAAAGATGCATACGACGCTACAGTGGCAGTTACCGAAGCTTTTGCAGACAACAGCAATTGCACGTATATCGTTTCCACACATATTGTAGAAGCCGGCGAAACGCTTCGCGACAGAACAGGGCATATGCAGTTCCTGTTTTTTCCCACGATCATGGAAAAAGAAGTACCGCGATATATCTACAAACTGCAGGAAGGCATTTCAGCCGACAGGCATGGCATGAAGATCATCATGAATGAAGGCATAGTGAACATCATCAAAGGCGCCTGA